A window of Mytilus edulis chromosome 10, xbMytEdul2.2, whole genome shotgun sequence contains these coding sequences:
- the LOC139491843 gene encoding protein PIF-like isoform X3 has translation MQFRWINLDCAFICLIIIVGNYYCFAGDSGETNNQVQPDNVQDGHELNADSTVGDVPSINPTVAAEHDNGFELNPSPQDDSVDVPSVSNGDNSNTDQVQADTDALDNGNTADERGHGFTACKKIDVIFVVDSSDDVSETEFRYIKQTLIKISKMLQNYRHSRMGVVSYGTRISDVIHLSNNASVMSRSIQMLKASGGSNKPYLGILAGRASFSDDISDSTKKIIVFIASGLQQYTKPTSQQAKMAREEGINVMTIGFGEGAVRHDLEEVASRHSMVYIYDRAAKIYENADKLPLYMCKAAKRRTRNDESNRTEKNSSSEESDEYNGSGSESDVNSRHASYRSMDTSTSEEYYDKDEGSGSGNDKGSYNESDEWYESSGDESDMLEKSDENDNSGNSSDEENSNSRNRSDKKSGSASSDESDKSENNQDIDASSSDESDNSNENSDNGINSSSSDKSSDSDNNNSDESNAGSSDSSNNSNDADTSSSDSSNNSDDSDTSSADNSNYSNDSDTSSADNSNNSNDGDTSSSDSSNSSNDGDASSSDSSNEGDDSSSDSSDSAERWTASDSDEAEADRSLLRNKPEDLCRNSVMIRGVGYRVHPTHCDKFIQCYFDGFGNTRASLKTCPFGEYWDQHNVACVDAQMANCPNDPCKASALFTRAIKNSCRSYWGCHKGQSVVKCCPEKMSYQPRKGCVPDPDCKSECPPEEGPEYGTCDKKPLFGKPFLYKQWIESGHWVEMLCAPGTLFDDNDCGCTMRSTHMTSLGVRAIAKETCKPELYLPFCQGVKDWSNKNTLVQNEDDRVVVVNGKAYFDGKSSLFIPRFSGAHYGESIYIKIRYKPVFSDDSPDKQTDDKNERVDETRRKRSILSRQRRDSNIENDGQNGDTIGSTNTETNQNVESNLEPTNQVGESMTDTKIPSQNDGSSFSNVEINSQNMEESSVSNNQHSNDDSQHSSSFGDISNKKVNDNAKPIVSDGAMILDSSNNGNDNKDEQDISLSGTNDINDDTNSINEKGLSDDTTINQADDNKILTSQSSGEAGNVKDLNSKNKDDDGDGNDNSISMSKSSGEIEKSADNIQSGKSSSDSDSGEQYSSFFETSQFDDQQNTQNDYHFDNSDNNIQRTVKEENGGNSNQDESYFSSWFSNGNGNSVQNDNSEHEVSSNVQNDKDSGSGESYFKNWFANSDEKSERVDFKQDQNNDLASSQERIDQNNGISNQGVKQGSHINDGSSSEDNEKQNTNLKEFQSSSSIRGRKFTFSHGSGEKRDFYRDYSSDDGNNEGDAIESWENSSEENTIRRRKVKTRNSSDSSDDSSGQKRRRKNTRGSSNSDKDTDSDVSSAISEGYVDSNFELSSDFGNSNLEADITGVGVNHQTGEMYFAKTNIDEKRERLKSIRRIRRERNEMLREMENSRLEIINNVNLNEKRFQQNPRSDMALISNGACSRKSKNCLEDPSLSIGTSRDATSFFVYATESKRTNIKLSKSDKDDDDWRTVIFTINEGVFRAYDEDSTDFEPVSGPVKTTFAGIYIGQGTGMENFKGYMDEVYIYFCKPEELDDFKSMELPKKKTSSDDSCDYMNENIVKQNSESNEEIIVESVEPWWGE, from the exons ATTCCGGAGAGACAAACAATCAAGTTCAACCTGACAATGTACAAGATGGACACGAACTAAATGCAGACTCAACTGTAGGTGATGTTCCGTCTATCAACCCAACAGTAGCTGCAGAACATGACAACGGATTCGAACTGAATCCATCTCCACAGGATGATTCAGTCGATGTTCCGTCTGTCTCAAATGGAGACAATTCAAATACTGACCAAGTTCAGGCGGACACTGATGCGTTGGATAATGGTAATACAGCCGATGAAAGGGGACATGGTTTCACAG CTTGCAAAAAGATAGATGTCATATTTGTGGTTGACTCTTCAGATGATGTTTCAGAAACTGAGTTCAGATATATCAAACAAACtcttatcaaaatatcaaaaatgcttcaaaattataGACATTCAAGGATGGGGGTTGTTTCATACGGAACAAGAATTTCAGACGTTATACATTTATCAAATAATGCGTCTGTTATGTCAAGATCAATACAAATGTTAAAAGCCTCTGGAGGATCTAATAAACCATATTTAGGTATACTTGCTGGTCGAGCCTCGTTTTCAGATGACATATCAGACAGCACAAAAAAGATTATAGTCTTTATTGCAAGTGGTTTGCAACAATACACAAAGCCAACATCACAACAGGCAAAAATGGCGAGGGAGGAGGGAATAAATGTAATGACAATAGGATTTGGCGAAGGAGCGGTCAGACATGATCTCGAAGAAGTAGCATCAAGACATAGTATGGTTTATATATATGACAGAGCcgctaaaatttacgaaaatgcaGATAAACTACCTTTGTATATGTGTAAAG CAGCAAAACGAAGAACCAGAAATGATGAAAGTAACAGAACGGAAAAGAATAGCAGCTCAGAAGAAAGTGACGAATACAACGGCAGTGGAAGTGAAAGTGACGTAAACTCTAGACATGCTAGCTATCGTAGTATGGACACTAGCACAAGCGAAGAATATTACGACAAAGATGAAGGAAGTGGCTCTGGAAATGATAAAGGCTCTTATAACGAAAGTGACGAATGGTATGAGAGCAGTGGTGACGAAAGTGACATGTTGGAAAAATCAGACGAGAATGACAATTCTGGAAATAGCAGCgatgaggaaaattcaaattctaGAAACAGGTCTGATAAGAAAAGTGGAAGTGCATCTAGTGATGAAAGCGATAAATCTGAAAACAACCAGGATATCGATGCCTCATCCAGCGATGAAAGCGATAACTCTAATGAAAACAGCGATAATGGAATAAACTCAAGTAGCAGTGATAAAAGCAGTGATAGTGATAATAATAACAGCGATGAGAGTAACGCTGGTTCCTCCGACAGTTCTAATAATAGCAATGATGCAGACACTAGTTCGTCCGACAGTTCTAATAATAGCGATGATAGTGACACTAGTTCTGCAGACAACTCTAATTATAGCAATGATAGTGACACTAGTTCTGCAGACAACTCTAATAatagcaatgatggtgatactaGTTCTTCCGATAGCTCTAATAGTAGCAATGATGGTGACGCTAGTTCTTCCGATAGTAGCAATGAAGGTGACGATAGTTCTTCCGATAGCTCTGATTCGGCAGAAAGATGGACAGCATCAGACTCAGATGAAGCTGAAGCTGATCGATCGCTTTTGCGGAATAAACCTGAAG ATTTATGTCGCAATTCTGTGATGATTCGAGGAGTTGGATACAGAGTACACCCAACACACTGCGATAAGTTTATCCAATGTTATTTTGATGGATTTGGTAATACAAGAGCATCACTAAAGACATGTCCATTCGGAGAGTATTGGGATCAACATAATGTTGCTTGTGTTGATGCGCAAATGGCTAATTGTCCAAATG atccatGTAAAGCTTCGGCGCTGTTCACAAGAGCAATTAAAAACAGCTGTCGTTCATACTGGGGCTGTCACAAAGGTCAATCAGTTGTCAAATGTTGTCCAGAGAAAATGTCTTATCAGCCTAGAAAGGGGTGTGTTCCCGATCCTGACTGCAAAAGTGAATGTCCACCAGAAGAGGGACCAGAATATG GGACTTGTGATAAGAAACCGTTGTTTGGAAAGCCATTTCTGTATAAACAATGGATTGAAAGCGGACATTGGGTGGAGATGTTATGTGCCCCTGGAACACTTTTCGATGATAATGATTGTGGATGTACAATGCGATCAACGCATATGACGTCACTTGGAGTCAGAGCCATAGCAAAAGAAA CATGTAAACCTGAGCTATACCTGCCCTTCTGTCAAGGAGTTAAGGACTGGTCTAATAAAAATACTTTAGTCCAAAATGAAGATGATAGGGTGGTCGTGGTTAATGGTAAAGCTTATTTTGATGGAAAGTCCAGTCTATTTATACCAAGATTTTCTGGTGCTCATTATGGagaaagtatatatataaaaataag atataaacCTGTTTTTTCTGACGATTCTCCTGATAAACAGACGGATGATAAAAATGAGCGCGTCGATGAAACGAGAAGAAAACGATCGATTCTAAGCAGGCAACGGAGagattcaaatatagaaaatgacgGTCAAAATGGCGACACAATAGGATCAACAAATACAGAAACCAATCAAAATGTAGAATCTAACCTGGAACCTACCAATCAAGTTGGAGAATCCATGACAGATACAAAAATACCTAGTCAAAATGACGGTTCCTCGTTTTCGAATGTAGAAATTAACAGTCAAAACATGGAAGAGTCTTCAGTGTCAAACAATCAACATTCCAATGATGATTCTCAGCATTCTTCATCTTTTGGGGATATTTCTAATAAGAAAGTCAATGACAATGCTAAGCCGATTGTTTCTGACGGTGCGATGATACTTGACAGCTCAAATAACGGTAACGACAATAAAGATGAGCAGGATATTTCTTTGTCAGGCACCAATGATATCAATGATGATACAAACAGTATAAATGAGAAAGGCCTAAGTGATGATACCACTATTAATCAAGCTGACGATAACAAGATTTTAACAAGCCAATCATCTGGAGAGGCGGGAAATGTAAAAGATTTGAATTCTAAAAACAAAGACGATGATGGAGACGGAAACGATAATTCTATATCGATGTCAAAATCGTCTGGTGAGATAGAAAAATCTGCCGATAATATCCAAAGTGGGAAAAGTTCGTCCGATTCCGACAGCGGTGAACAGTATTCGTCGTTTTTTGAAACATCACAGTTTGATGATCAACAAAATACTCAGAACGATTACCACTTCGATAACAGTGACAATAACATTCAAAGAACTGTTAAGGAGGAGAATGGTGGAAATAGCAATCAAGATGAATCATACTTTTCGAGCTGGTTCAGTAATGGGAACGGGAACAGTGTTCAAAACGATAACTCAGAGCATGAGGTTTCATCAAATGTTCAAAATGATAAAGATAGTGGAAGTGGTGAATCTTATTTCAAAAACTGGTTTGCAAACTCTGACGAAAAAAGTGAGCGTGTCGATTTTAAACAAGATCAAAATAATGATTTAGCAAGTAGCCAGGAAAGAATCGATCAAAATAACGGCATATCTAATCAAGGGGTTAAACAGGGAAGTCATATAAATGACGGATCGTCAAGTGAAGACAACGAAAAGCAGAATACAAATTTGAAAGAGTTTCAGTCATCTAGTTCTATAAGAGGACGAAAATTTACATTTAGCCACGGGTCAGGAGAAAAAAGAGATTTTTACCGGGATTATAGTAGCGATGATGGTAACAATGAAGGAGATGCTATAGAATCATGGGAGAATTCGAGTGAGGAAAATACAATACGCAGACGAAAGGTTAAGACTAGGAATAGTAGTGATAGTAGCGATGACAGCAGTGGTCAGAAAAGGCGTCGTAAAAATACTCGTGGGAGTAGCAATAGCGATAAAGATACTGACAGTGACGTCAGCAGCGCAATTAGCGAAGGATATGTTGATAGTAATTTTGAATTAAGTTCCGACTTTGGCAATTCAAATCTTGAAGCTGATATTACTGGTGTAGGCGTTAACCATCAAACGGGAGAAATGTATTTTGCAAAGACAAACATTGATGAAAAGCGTGAAAGATTAAAATCTATAAGAAGGATTCGAAGAGAAAGAAATGAAATGTTGCGagaaatggaaaattctagaTTAGAAATTATAAATAATGTGAATCTTAATGAAAAAAGATTTCAACAGAATCCAAGGTCAGATATGGCGCTGATATCAAACGGAGCATGCAGTAGAAAGTCCAAAAACTGTCTCGAAGATCCATCTCTTTCGATTGGTACAAGCAGAGATGCAACCAGTTTTTTTGTTTATGCTACAGAAAGCAAAAGGACGAACATTAAATTAAGTAAAAGTGATAAG GATGATGATGATTGGAGGACAGTGATATTTACAATAAATGAGGGCGTGTTTCGAGCTTATGACGAAGATTCAACAGACTTTGAACCCGTGtcag GTCCAGTGAAAACAACATTTGCTGGTATATATATTGGGCAAGGTACTGGAATGGAGAACTTTAAAGGATATATGGATGAg GTCTACATCTATTTCTGCAAACCAGAAGAATTAGACGATTTTAAATCTATGGAATTACCGAAAAAGAAAACTTCGTCTGATGATAGCTGTGATTATATGAATGAAAACATAGTTAAACAAAATTCCGAAAGCAATGAAGAAATAATTGTAGAATCAGTGGAACCTTGGTGGGGAGAATAG
- the LOC139491843 gene encoding putative uncharacterized protein DDB_G0282133 isoform X1 gives MQFRWINLDCAFICLIIIVGNYYCFAGDSGETNNQVQPDNVQDGHELNADSTVGDVPSINPTVAAEHDNGFELNPSPQDDSVDVPSVSNGDNSNTDQVQADTDALDNGNTADERGHGFTGEGSNDNNANGDIESGNTIIRNSNIQGGRTNDNNDQTGSQTDIDNVDLLTGSSNDGINFRSAEPIKTEKSNDEGYGPNSDNVKGDVSRKDDLKVADGVTSNSAVSDNTASDSSDETVDGTNHRQDNSNGNSNSNDIADHNENDFFKEKENLVSDRTHEIDSMSNTFENAVSDEASDRMGKIMETFQEGQDNYKNQEHSNHKTFNLYDYDSDQNLFAVYGKLHVDKKKNKNDKQLSENSESTEELQDSNTNIHNFEGEHVLGKSQVKMLFNWNKKNLSKGKNETDNMYWAYGNINSKDVGDDSQTINPLKTILRQDDSDSSDSSENNRRKKNNYSSNIHLDKSSEDSSDSSEKSRNKKIRRRKKSSCKKIDVIFVVDSSDDVSETEFRYIKQTLIKISKMLQNYRHSRMGVVSYGTRISDVIHLSNNASVMSRSIQMLKASGGSNKPYLGILAGRASFSDDISDSTKKIIVFIASGLQQYTKPTSQQAKMAREEGINVMTIGFGEGAVRHDLEEVASRHSMVYIYDRAAKIYENADKLPLYMCKAAKRRTRNDESNRTEKNSSSEESDEYNGSGSESDVNSRHASYRSMDTSTSEEYYDKDEGSGSGNDKGSYNESDEWYESSGDESDMLEKSDENDNSGNSSDEENSNSRNRSDKKSGSASSDESDKSENNQDIDASSSDESDNSNENSDNGINSSSSDKSSDSDNNNSDESNAGSSDSSNNSNDADTSSSDSSNNSDDSDTSSADNSNYSNDSDTSSADNSNNSNDGDTSSSDSSNSSNDGDASSSDSSNEGDDSSSDSSDSAERWTASDSDEAEADRSLLRNKPEDLCRNSVMIRGVGYRVHPTHCDKFIQCYFDGFGNTRASLKTCPFGEYWDQHNVACVDAQMANCPNDPCKASALFTRAIKNSCRSYWGCHKGQSVVKCCPEKMSYQPRKGCVPDPDCKSECPPEEGPEYGTCDKKPLFGKPFLYKQWIESGHWVEMLCAPGTLFDDNDCGCTMRSTHMTSLGVRAIAKETCKPELYLPFCQGVKDWSNKNTLVQNEDDRVVVVNGKAYFDGKSSLFIPRFSGAHYGESIYIKIRYKPVFSDDSPDKQTDDKNERVDETRRKRSILSRQRRDSNIENDGQNGDTIGSTNTETNQNVESNLEPTNQVGESMTDTKIPSQNDGSSFSNVEINSQNMEESSVSNNQHSNDDSQHSSSFGDISNKKVNDNAKPIVSDGAMILDSSNNGNDNKDEQDISLSGTNDINDDTNSINEKGLSDDTTINQADDNKILTSQSSGEAGNVKDLNSKNKDDDGDGNDNSISMSKSSGEIEKSADNIQSGKSSSDSDSGEQYSSFFETSQFDDQQNTQNDYHFDNSDNNIQRTVKEENGGNSNQDESYFSSWFSNGNGNSVQNDNSEHEVSSNVQNDKDSGSGESYFKNWFANSDEKSERVDFKQDQNNDLASSQERIDQNNGISNQGVKQGSHINDGSSSEDNEKQNTNLKEFQSSSSIRGRKFTFSHGSGEKRDFYRDYSSDDGNNEGDAIESWENSSEENTIRRRKVKTRNSSDSSDDSSGQKRRRKNTRGSSNSDKDTDSDVSSAISEGYVDSNFELSSDFGNSNLEADITGVGVNHQTGEMYFAKTNIDEKRERLKSIRRIRRERNEMLREMENSRLEIINNVNLNEKRFQQNPRSDMALISNGACSRKSKNCLEDPSLSIGTSRDATSFFVYATESKRTNIKLSKSDKDDDDWRTVIFTINEGVFRAYDEDSTDFEPVSGPVKTTFAGIYIGQGTGMENFKGYMDEVYIYFCKPEELDDFKSMELPKKKTSSDDSCDYMNENIVKQNSESNEEIIVESVEPWWGE, from the exons ATTCCGGAGAGACAAACAATCAAGTTCAACCTGACAATGTACAAGATGGACACGAACTAAATGCAGACTCAACTGTAGGTGATGTTCCGTCTATCAACCCAACAGTAGCTGCAGAACATGACAACGGATTCGAACTGAATCCATCTCCACAGGATGATTCAGTCGATGTTCCGTCTGTCTCAAATGGAGACAATTCAAATACTGACCAAGTTCAGGCGGACACTGATGCGTTGGATAATGGTAATACAGCCGATGAAAGGGGACATGGTTTCACAGGTGAGGGTTCAAATGACAATAATGCAAATGGAGATATTGAATCAGGTAATACAATAATCAGAAATTCTAACATTCAGGGTGGTAGAACTAATGACAATAACGACCAAACTGGTTCACAAACTGACATCGACAATGTTGATTTATTAACTGGTAGTTCAAATGATGGAATCAACTTCCGGTCAGCAGAACCGATAAAAACAGAGAAATCAAATGACGAAGGTTATGGGCCCAACTCAGATAATGTTAAAGGAGATGTATCAAGAAAGGATGATTTGAAAGTAGCTGATGGTGTCACTTCAAACAGTGCTGTATCTGATAATACCGCGTCTGATTCCTCAGATGAGACAGTGGATGGTACCAATCATAGACAGGATAATTCAAATGGAAATTCAAACAGTAATGACATTGCTGATCATAATGAAAATGATTTCTTTAAAGAGAAGGAAAACCTAGTAAGTGATAGAACACACGAGATAGACTCAATGTCTAACACGTTTGAAAACGCTGTTAGTGATGAAGCGTCTGACAGAATGGGCAAAATAATGGAAACATTTCAGGAAGGTCAAGACAACTACAAAAATCAAGAACATTCAAACCATAAGACTTTCAATTTATATGATTATGACTCGGATCAAAATTTATTTGCTGTTTACGGAAAATTGCATgttgataaaaagaagaacaaaaatGACAAGCAACTTTCGGAAAATAGTGAAAGTACAGAAGAGCTACAGGATAGTAATACTAATATACATAATTTTGAAGGTGAACATGTTCTAGGAAAGAGCCAGGTCAAGATGTtatttaattggaataaaaaaaatctgagcAAAGGTAAAAATGAAACTGATAACATGTACTGGGCGTATGGGAATATTAACTCTAAAGATGTTGGTGACGATTCACAAACTATAAATCCGCTAAAGACTATTTTAAGACAAGATGACTCAGATTCATCTGATAGTAGTGAAAATAATCGGAGAAAGAAGAACAACTATAGTTCTAATATACATTTAGACAAAAGTAGTGAGGATTCAAGTGACTCCAGTGAAAAATcgagaaataaaaaaatacgaCGAAGGAAGAAAAgct CTTGCAAAAAGATAGATGTCATATTTGTGGTTGACTCTTCAGATGATGTTTCAGAAACTGAGTTCAGATATATCAAACAAACtcttatcaaaatatcaaaaatgcttcaaaattataGACATTCAAGGATGGGGGTTGTTTCATACGGAACAAGAATTTCAGACGTTATACATTTATCAAATAATGCGTCTGTTATGTCAAGATCAATACAAATGTTAAAAGCCTCTGGAGGATCTAATAAACCATATTTAGGTATACTTGCTGGTCGAGCCTCGTTTTCAGATGACATATCAGACAGCACAAAAAAGATTATAGTCTTTATTGCAAGTGGTTTGCAACAATACACAAAGCCAACATCACAACAGGCAAAAATGGCGAGGGAGGAGGGAATAAATGTAATGACAATAGGATTTGGCGAAGGAGCGGTCAGACATGATCTCGAAGAAGTAGCATCAAGACATAGTATGGTTTATATATATGACAGAGCcgctaaaatttacgaaaatgcaGATAAACTACCTTTGTATATGTGTAAAG CAGCAAAACGAAGAACCAGAAATGATGAAAGTAACAGAACGGAAAAGAATAGCAGCTCAGAAGAAAGTGACGAATACAACGGCAGTGGAAGTGAAAGTGACGTAAACTCTAGACATGCTAGCTATCGTAGTATGGACACTAGCACAAGCGAAGAATATTACGACAAAGATGAAGGAAGTGGCTCTGGAAATGATAAAGGCTCTTATAACGAAAGTGACGAATGGTATGAGAGCAGTGGTGACGAAAGTGACATGTTGGAAAAATCAGACGAGAATGACAATTCTGGAAATAGCAGCgatgaggaaaattcaaattctaGAAACAGGTCTGATAAGAAAAGTGGAAGTGCATCTAGTGATGAAAGCGATAAATCTGAAAACAACCAGGATATCGATGCCTCATCCAGCGATGAAAGCGATAACTCTAATGAAAACAGCGATAATGGAATAAACTCAAGTAGCAGTGATAAAAGCAGTGATAGTGATAATAATAACAGCGATGAGAGTAACGCTGGTTCCTCCGACAGTTCTAATAATAGCAATGATGCAGACACTAGTTCGTCCGACAGTTCTAATAATAGCGATGATAGTGACACTAGTTCTGCAGACAACTCTAATTATAGCAATGATAGTGACACTAGTTCTGCAGACAACTCTAATAatagcaatgatggtgatactaGTTCTTCCGATAGCTCTAATAGTAGCAATGATGGTGACGCTAGTTCTTCCGATAGTAGCAATGAAGGTGACGATAGTTCTTCCGATAGCTCTGATTCGGCAGAAAGATGGACAGCATCAGACTCAGATGAAGCTGAAGCTGATCGATCGCTTTTGCGGAATAAACCTGAAG ATTTATGTCGCAATTCTGTGATGATTCGAGGAGTTGGATACAGAGTACACCCAACACACTGCGATAAGTTTATCCAATGTTATTTTGATGGATTTGGTAATACAAGAGCATCACTAAAGACATGTCCATTCGGAGAGTATTGGGATCAACATAATGTTGCTTGTGTTGATGCGCAAATGGCTAATTGTCCAAATG atccatGTAAAGCTTCGGCGCTGTTCACAAGAGCAATTAAAAACAGCTGTCGTTCATACTGGGGCTGTCACAAAGGTCAATCAGTTGTCAAATGTTGTCCAGAGAAAATGTCTTATCAGCCTAGAAAGGGGTGTGTTCCCGATCCTGACTGCAAAAGTGAATGTCCACCAGAAGAGGGACCAGAATATG GGACTTGTGATAAGAAACCGTTGTTTGGAAAGCCATTTCTGTATAAACAATGGATTGAAAGCGGACATTGGGTGGAGATGTTATGTGCCCCTGGAACACTTTTCGATGATAATGATTGTGGATGTACAATGCGATCAACGCATATGACGTCACTTGGAGTCAGAGCCATAGCAAAAGAAA CATGTAAACCTGAGCTATACCTGCCCTTCTGTCAAGGAGTTAAGGACTGGTCTAATAAAAATACTTTAGTCCAAAATGAAGATGATAGGGTGGTCGTGGTTAATGGTAAAGCTTATTTTGATGGAAAGTCCAGTCTATTTATACCAAGATTTTCTGGTGCTCATTATGGagaaagtatatatataaaaataag atataaacCTGTTTTTTCTGACGATTCTCCTGATAAACAGACGGATGATAAAAATGAGCGCGTCGATGAAACGAGAAGAAAACGATCGATTCTAAGCAGGCAACGGAGagattcaaatatagaaaatgacgGTCAAAATGGCGACACAATAGGATCAACAAATACAGAAACCAATCAAAATGTAGAATCTAACCTGGAACCTACCAATCAAGTTGGAGAATCCATGACAGATACAAAAATACCTAGTCAAAATGACGGTTCCTCGTTTTCGAATGTAGAAATTAACAGTCAAAACATGGAAGAGTCTTCAGTGTCAAACAATCAACATTCCAATGATGATTCTCAGCATTCTTCATCTTTTGGGGATATTTCTAATAAGAAAGTCAATGACAATGCTAAGCCGATTGTTTCTGACGGTGCGATGATACTTGACAGCTCAAATAACGGTAACGACAATAAAGATGAGCAGGATATTTCTTTGTCAGGCACCAATGATATCAATGATGATACAAACAGTATAAATGAGAAAGGCCTAAGTGATGATACCACTATTAATCAAGCTGACGATAACAAGATTTTAACAAGCCAATCATCTGGAGAGGCGGGAAATGTAAAAGATTTGAATTCTAAAAACAAAGACGATGATGGAGACGGAAACGATAATTCTATATCGATGTCAAAATCGTCTGGTGAGATAGAAAAATCTGCCGATAATATCCAAAGTGGGAAAAGTTCGTCCGATTCCGACAGCGGTGAACAGTATTCGTCGTTTTTTGAAACATCACAGTTTGATGATCAACAAAATACTCAGAACGATTACCACTTCGATAACAGTGACAATAACATTCAAAGAACTGTTAAGGAGGAGAATGGTGGAAATAGCAATCAAGATGAATCATACTTTTCGAGCTGGTTCAGTAATGGGAACGGGAACAGTGTTCAAAACGATAACTCAGAGCATGAGGTTTCATCAAATGTTCAAAATGATAAAGATAGTGGAAGTGGTGAATCTTATTTCAAAAACTGGTTTGCAAACTCTGACGAAAAAAGTGAGCGTGTCGATTTTAAACAAGATCAAAATAATGATTTAGCAAGTAGCCAGGAAAGAATCGATCAAAATAACGGCATATCTAATCAAGGGGTTAAACAGGGAAGTCATATAAATGACGGATCGTCAAGTGAAGACAACGAAAAGCAGAATACAAATTTGAAAGAGTTTCAGTCATCTAGTTCTATAAGAGGACGAAAATTTACATTTAGCCACGGGTCAGGAGAAAAAAGAGATTTTTACCGGGATTATAGTAGCGATGATGGTAACAATGAAGGAGATGCTATAGAATCATGGGAGAATTCGAGTGAGGAAAATACAATACGCAGACGAAAGGTTAAGACTAGGAATAGTAGTGATAGTAGCGATGACAGCAGTGGTCAGAAAAGGCGTCGTAAAAATACTCGTGGGAGTAGCAATAGCGATAAAGATACTGACAGTGACGTCAGCAGCGCAATTAGCGAAGGATATGTTGATAGTAATTTTGAATTAAGTTCCGACTTTGGCAATTCAAATCTTGAAGCTGATATTACTGGTGTAGGCGTTAACCATCAAACGGGAGAAATGTATTTTGCAAAGACAAACATTGATGAAAAGCGTGAAAGATTAAAATCTATAAGAAGGATTCGAAGAGAAAGAAATGAAATGTTGCGagaaatggaaaattctagaTTAGAAATTATAAATAATGTGAATCTTAATGAAAAAAGATTTCAACAGAATCCAAGGTCAGATATGGCGCTGATATCAAACGGAGCATGCAGTAGAAAGTCCAAAAACTGTCTCGAAGATCCATCTCTTTCGATTGGTACAAGCAGAGATGCAACCAGTTTTTTTGTTTATGCTACAGAAAGCAAAAGGACGAACATTAAATTAAGTAAAAGTGATAAG GATGATGATGATTGGAGGACAGTGATATTTACAATAAATGAGGGCGTGTTTCGAGCTTATGACGAAGATTCAACAGACTTTGAACCCGTGtcag GTCCAGTGAAAACAACATTTGCTGGTATATATATTGGGCAAGGTACTGGAATGGAGAACTTTAAAGGATATATGGATGAg GTCTACATCTATTTCTGCAAACCAGAAGAATTAGACGATTTTAAATCTATGGAATTACCGAAAAAGAAAACTTCGTCTGATGATAGCTGTGATTATATGAATGAAAACATAGTTAAACAAAATTCCGAAAGCAATGAAGAAATAATTGTAGAATCAGTGGAACCTTGGTGGGGAGAATAG